From the genome of Burkholderia cepacia ATCC 25416:
CGTCCTCGGTCACGATCCCTGGAAACAGGACGAAACCTACACGTTCGGCATCATCCAGCACATGCTCGAGACGGGCGACTTCGTCGTGCCGACCAATGCCGGCCTGCCGTTCATGGAAAAGCCGCCGCTTTACGCGTGGGTCGCGACCAGCCTCGCATGGCTGCTGCAACGCGTGATGCCGCTGCACGACGCGGCGCGACTCGCGAGCGCGCTGTTCGCCGCGCTCGCGTTCGGCTTCATCGCGCGCACGGCGCGCGTCGCCAGCCGCGCGGACACCTGGTTCGACCTGCGCGTGATCGGTCCCGTCGTGTTGAGCGCGGGCACGCTCGTCGTCATCAAGCACGTGCACGACATGATGACCGACGTCGCGCTGTTCGCCGGCACGGCAATCGGTTTTAGCGGGCTGCTCGAACTCGTGATGCAGCACGTCGCGCGCGCGCAGCAGATGCGCCACGGGCTGCCGGTCCGGCCGTCGGGCCGCTGGGCCGCACCGATCTTCGGCGCGGGCGTCGGCATTGCACTGATGGCGAAGGGGCTGTTCGTGCCGCTCGTGTTCGCGGCCTCGCTCGTCGGCGCGCTGGTGCTCTATCCGGCCTGCCGCACCCGCTCGTTCGCGCGCGCGCTCGGCATCGCCGCGCTCGTGTTCGCGCCGTTCGCGCTCATCTGGCCGACCGCGCTGTTCATGCGCTCCGAGACGCTGTTCATGACGTGGTTCTGGGATAACAACGTCGGCCGCTTCTTCGGCTTCTCCGTCCCCGAACTGGGCGCGGAAAACGACAAGCCGTTCTTCATCCTCCGCGCGTTCCTGCTCGTCGGCTTCCCGGTCGCGCCGCTCGCGATCGTCGCGCTCGCGCGCGGCGTGTGGCGCGACTGGCGGACGCCGCGCGTCGCGCTGCCCGTCTTGTTCACCGGCATCGGTCTCGCCGTGCTGCAAGTGTCCGCGACGTCGCGCCAGCTCTACATCCTGCCGTTCTTCGCGCCGCTCGCGCTGGTCGCCGCGCAGGCCATCGAGCGCCTGCCGCGTCGGCTGCATCTCGCGTGGGATTACCTGAGCCG
Proteins encoded in this window:
- a CDS encoding ArnT family glycosyltransferase is translated as MPGTAAPGRRRTSVPAPAQHTRSTADTDLTATLDVAGTPDAASTVATSTTHERSFLLGWRAWLFVAALICAYVLPGVLGHDPWKQDETYTFGIIQHMLETGDFVVPTNAGLPFMEKPPLYAWVATSLAWLLQRVMPLHDAARLASALFAALAFGFIARTARVASRADTWFDLRVIGPVVLSAGTLVVIKHVHDMMTDVALFAGTAIGFSGLLELVMQHVARAQQMRHGLPVRPSGRWAAPIFGAGVGIALMAKGLFVPLVFAASLVGALVLYPACRTRSFARALGIAALVFAPFALIWPTALFMRSETLFMTWFWDNNVGRFFGFSVPELGAENDKPFFILRAFLLVGFPVAPLAIVALARGVWRDWRTPRVALPVLFTGIGLAVLQVSATSRQLYILPFFAPLALVAAQAIERLPRRLHLAWDYLSRILFGTAAALAWAIWAVMADPAASRADLAPLGRWLPLDWTMPIEPALVTGALVLTVGWLTLLPKLRATGLWRGALSWGAGALVAWGLIYTLLLPWLDVAKSYRSVFDDLNAHLALEWNDGDCMASLHGLGESEAPMLYYFSGIQHTPIDDAKTTRCTWMIVQGVRAVDPAPGSEWKLFWSGARPGDNDELLRVYVRTPEQHLQ